Proteins encoded together in one Lathyrus oleraceus cultivar Zhongwan6 chromosome 5, CAAS_Psat_ZW6_1.0, whole genome shotgun sequence window:
- the LOC127082992 gene encoding protein ZINC INDUCED FACILITATOR 1 isoform X3, translating to MLGRSLTSILWGIMSDRYGRKPVIIIGVMTVVVFNTLFGLSTNLWMAISMRFFLGSLNGLLGPVKAYTTEIFIEEKQALGLSSVVAAWGVGLVIGPALGGYLAQPTLKYPHLFPKDSFWDKFPYFLPCFVISVFAFVVAIACIWLPETLHYHNGSKESNDNVEAAEVDSSEIKKDKSIFLNWPLMSSIIVYCVFSLHDIAYQEVFSLWAVSPRRLGGLNFTTNDVGNVMAISGFAMMIYQLALYPSLQKACGPVNLARITGALSIPLLQSYPFMTLLSGSTLYLVLNIASILRYLMFETISTGLFLLQNRAVEQHQRGAANGFAMTAMSAFKIIGPAGGGALLAWSQKRLSASFLPGTHVVFLVLNIVEGVGVILMFKPFLGEKKEKPMEQLQ from the exons ATGCTCGGAAGATCTTTGACATCTATATTGTGGGGAATAATGTCCGATCGCTATGGTAGAAAACCGGTTATAATTATAGGGGTTATGACAGT TGTCGTTTTCAACACGCTGTTTGGTCTTAGCACAAATCTATGGATGGCTATTAGCATGAGATTTTTTCTTGGAAGTTTAAATGGTCTGCTTGGACCAGTAAAG GCTTACACAACTGAAATTTTTATAGAAGAGAAGCAAGCTTTAGGACTCTCATCA GTTGTTGCAGCATGGGGAGTAGGTTTAGTCATTGGTCCAGCATTAGGAGGTTATTTGGCTCAG CCAACATTGAAATACCCACATCTATTTCCAAAGGATTCCTTCTGGGACAA ATTCCCGTATTTCTTGCCTTGCTTTGTAATATCAGTTTTTGCATTTGTGGTAGCAATCGCCTGCATTTGGTTACCG GAAACACTTCACTACCACAATGGCAGCAAGGAGTCCAATGACAATGTGGAAGCTGCAGAAGTTGATAGCAGTGAGATCAAGAAAGACAAAAGCATCTTCTTAAATTGGCCTTTAATGTCATCTATTATTGTTTACTGTGTTTTCTCTCTTCATGATATTGCTTATCAAGAG GTTTTCTCGTTGTGGGCTGTCAGCCCCCGAAGGTTGGGCGGTTTGAACTTTACGACTAACGATGTTGGTAATGTTATGGCAATATCAG GTTTTGCTATGATGATTTACCAGCTCGCGCTGTATCCGTCGTTGCAAAAAGCTTGTGGACCTGTTAACCTTGCTCGCATCACAGGG GCATTGTCCATACCACTCTTGCAAAGTTACCCCTTCATGACACTGCTGTCTGGCTCCACACTCTACCTTGTGTTAAATATTGCTTCCATTCTGAGGTACCTTATGTTT GAGACAATATCAACTGGTTTATTCCTTCTGCAAAATAGAGCAGTG GAACAACATCAAAGAGGTGCAGCTAATGGCTTTGCAATGACTGCTATGTCAGCATTCAAAATAATTGGCCCAGCTGGAGGAGGTGCATT ATTAGCATGGTCACAAAAGCGATTAAGTGCTTCTTTTCTCCCAG GCACGCATGTGGTCTTCCTTGTCCTTAATATTGTTGAAGGAGTTGGAGTCATTTTGATGTTCAAACCTTTCTTGGGTGAAAAGAAGGAAAAACCAATGGAGCAGTTACAGTGA
- the LOC127082993 gene encoding putative multidrug resistance protein, whose protein sequence is MGNKGGFFRYADGVDKFLLLFGTLGCIGDGIQTPLTMLVLGSLIDDYARGGSQHTVSIHTINKYALKLVAVAIGVAVSAFIVGVCWTRTAERQTSRMRIEYLKSILSQEVGFFDKQTNSSTTFQVIATITSDAQTIQDTMSDKVPSCLVHLSAFFSSFIVALFLSWRLAVAAFPFSIMMILPALIYGNAMKELGGKMKDAFGDAGSIAEQAISSVRTVYSYVGEKQTLKRFSSALETCMQLGIKQGQTKGVVIGSFGLLYATWAFQSWVGSVLVRTKGEKGGHVFCAEICIIWGGLSLMSALPNLASILEATIAATRIFEMIDRKPAIDSTRGKGRILKHTRGEITFKNVEFSYPSRPDTMILQGLNLKVQACKTIGLVGGSGSGKSTIISLLERFYDPSCGEILLDGFDIKRLHLKWFRSLIGLVNQEPILFATSIRENILFGKEGASMEDVITAAKAANAHDFIIKLPNGFETQVGQLGAQLSGGQKQRIAIARALIRDPRILLLDEATSALDSQSERVVQDALDLASRGRTTIIIAHRLSTIRKADSIVVLQSGKVVECGSHNELLQLNNGQGGIYTKMLHLQHTSQNENAQHHINKSPRAMENPASSNSSWQSTPIHHAFSSAQPFSPIYSISVIGSSFNDDYSGENLEKPYGSNISYWRLLQMNAPEWKHALFGCLGAIGSGICQPFYSYCLGIVASVYFVDDNSFIESQIRLYSIIFCCIAAVNFTSGIIQHYNFSIMGERLLKRVRENILEKVLTFEIGWFDQEENSSAAICARLATEANLVRSLVAERMSLLVQVSITASLAFVLGLIVTWRVAIVMIAMQPLVIACLYSKTVLLKSMSGNAKNAQRDASQLAMEATTNHRTIAAFSSEKRILNLFKTAMDGPKKESIKQSWISGSILSMSQFITTASIALTFWYGGILLNRKLVESKHLLQVFLILMGTGRQIADTGSMTSDIAKSGRAINSVFAILDRKTQIEPEDTRNRKMKKTMKGDIKLKDVFFSYPARPDQMILKGLTLEIEAGKTVALVGQSGSGKSTIIGLIERFYDPFKGSIFIDNCDIKELHLKSLRSHIALVSQEPTLFAGTIRDNIVYGKENASVDEIRRAARLANAHDFISSMREGYDTYCGERGVQLSGGQKQRIAIARAMVKNPSILLLDEATSALDSVSENLVQEALEKMMVGRTCVVIAHRLSTIQSVDSIAVIKNGKVVEQGSHSQLLNNRSKNGTYYSLVRLQQNHST, encoded by the exons ATGGGAAACAAAGGTGGTTTTTTCCGTTATGCAGACGGTGTTGACAAGTTTCTATTACTCTTCGGAACTTTGGGTTGTATTGGTGATGGTATTCAAACTCCACTCACCATGCTTGTTCTTGGTAGTTTGATTGATGATTATGCTCGTGGTGGTTCTCAGCATACTGTCTCCATTCATACTATCAACAAG TATGCTCTCAAACTAGTTGCTGTTGCCATTGGAGTTGCTGTATCTGCTTTTATCG TTGGTGTATGTTGGACAAGAACTGCAGAAAGACAAACTTCTCGAATGCGAATTGAATATCTGAAATCAATTCTCAGTCAAGAAGTTGGTTTCTTTGACAAGCAAACTAACTCTTCCACGACTTTCCAAGTTATTGCCACCATAACTTCTGATGCTCAAACAATCCAAGACACCATGTCTGATAAG GTGCCTAGTTGTTTAGTTCACCTCTCCGCATTTTTCTCTAGCTTTATAGTAGCACTCTTCCTCTCTTGGAGACTTGCAGTAGCTGCTTTTCCATTTTCAATTATGATGATCTTGCCAGCACTCATATATGGGAATGCTATGAAAGAGTTGGGTGGTAAAATGAAGGACGCGTTCGGAGATGCTGGTAGTATAGCCGAACAAGCAATATCGTCGGTTCGTACTGTTTATTCGTATGTAGGCGAGAAGCAAACGCTAAAAAGGTTCAGTTCTGCTCTTGAAACATGTATGCAGCTTGGCATAAAGCAAGGTCAAACAAAGGGAGTGGTTATCGGAAGTTTCGGTTTGCTATATGCTACTTGGGCATTCCAGTCTTGGGTTGGGAGTGTTCTTGTTAGGACCAAAGGAGAAAAAGGTGGCCATGTGTTTTGTGCTGAAATATGCATTATTTGGGGAGGATT GTCTCTGATGAGTGCACTTCCAAATCTTGCTTCCATATTAGAGGCGACAATAGCCGCTACTCGGATTTTCGAGATGATTGATAGAAAGCCAGCCATAGACTCTACCAGAGGAAAAGGAAGGATTTTGAAACATACAAGAGGCGAGATTACATTTAAAAATGTCGAATTTAGTTACCCTTCAAGACCAGATACAATGATTCTCCAAGGACTTAATCTTAAAGTTCAGGCATGTAAAACAATAGGCCTAGTCGGAGGAAGTGGTTCTGGCAAATCTACTATAATCTCATTGCTCGAAAGATTCTATGATCCTTCATGTGGTGAGATATTACTTGATGGTTTTGATATAAAGAGACTTCACCTTAAGTGGTTTAGGTCCTTGATAGGATTGGTAAATCAAGAGCCAATTCTCTTTGCAACATCTATAAGAGAGAACATTCTATTTGGAAAAGAAGGAGCTTCAATGGAAGATGTTATAACCGCTGCAAAAGCAGCGAATGCGCATGATTTCATTATTAAACTTCCTAATGGATTTGAAACTCAA GTAGGACAACTAGGAGCTCAATTATCCGGAGGGCAAAAACAAAGGATTGCTATTGCAAGAGCTTTAATAAGAGATCCTAGAATCCTATTACTTGATGAAGCTACTAGTGCTTTGGATTCACAATCTGAAAGAGTAGTACAAGATGCACTTGACTTGGCTTCTAGAGGTAGAACAACAATCATCATAGCTCACCGCCTTTCCACGATTCGTAAGGCTGATTCAATCGTAGTTCTTCAATCAGGAAAGGTGGTTGAATGTGGTTCGCACAATGAACTACTTCAACTAAACAATGGACAAGGTGGGATTTACACCAAAATGCTACATTTGCAACACACAAGTCAAAATGAAAATGCGCAGCATCACATAAACAAGAGCCCTCGTGCAATGGAAAACCCAGCAAGTTCGAATTCAAGCTGGCAAAGTACACCAATTCATCACGCGTTTAGCTCCGCACAGCCGTTTAGTCCCATATATTCAATCAGTGTTATAGGTTCTAGCTTTAATGATGACTACAGCGGTGAAAACTTGGAGAAACCTTACGGTTCAAACATTTCTTACTGGCGTTTACTACAGATGAATGCTCCTGAATGGAAACATGCTTTGTTTGGATGTTTAGGTGCTATTGGTTCAGGAATATGCCAGCCATTTTATTCCTATTGCTTAGGAATAGTTGCTTCTGTCTACTTCGTAGATGATAACTCTTTCATCGAATCACAAATCAGGTTGTACTCGATCATCTTTTGCTGCATAGCCGCTGTAAACTTCACCTCAGGCATCATTCAACATTACAATTTTTCTATCATGGGAGAGCGTTTGCTTAAAAGGGTGCGAGAGAATATACTCGAGAAGGTGTTGACATTTGAGATAGGATGGTTTGATCAAGAGGAAAATTCAAGTGCGGCTATCTGTGCGCGTTTGGCAACGGAAGCCAACTTGGTTCGATCCCTCGTTGCAGAACGAATGTCGTTGTTAGTTCAGGTCTCCATCACTGCTTCACTCGCTTTCGTACTCGGTTTAATCGTTACATGGAGGGTAGCTATTGTCATGATTGCTATGCAGCCTTTGGTCATTGCATGTCTCTATTCAAAAACCGTTCTCTTGAAGAGTATGTCAGGTAATGCAAAAAATGCTCAAAGAGATGCTAGTCAATTAGCAATGGAAGCTACAACAAACCACAGAACTATCGCGGCATTTTCGTCCGAGAAAAGGATACTGAATTTATTCAAAACTGCTATGGATGGCCCCAAGAAGGAAAGCATCAAGCAATCATGGATTTCAGGTTCTATATTGTCTATGTCACAATTCATAACAACAGCATCTATAGCTTTGACGTTTTGGTATGGAGGCATATTATTAAATCGTAAACTTGTAGAATCAAAGCATCTCTTGCAAGTTTTCCTCATTTTGATGGGAACTGGACGACAAATTGCCGATACAGGAAGCATGACTTCTGACATAGCTAAAAGTGGAAGAGCCATTAATTCAGTATTTGCAATATTGGATAGAAAAACTCAGATTGAACCAGAAGATACTAgaaacagaaaaatgaaaaagaCTATGAAGGGTGATATAAAACTGAAAGACGTGTTTTTCTCGTACCCTGCAAGGCCAGATCAAATGATTCTCAAAGGCCTAACTCTTGAGATCGAAGCTGGCAAAACAGTAGCATTAGTAGGACAAAGTGGATCAGGAAAATCCACCATCATTGGCTTAATTGAAAGATTTTACGACCCGTTTAAGGGATCCATATTCATAGACAACTGCGACATCAAGGAACTTCATTTGAAAAGTTTGAGATCACATATTGCACTGGTGAGTCAGGAGCCTACTCTCTTTGCAGGAACAATCCGCGACAACATTGTATACGGGAAGGAAAATGCATCAGTGGATGAAATAAGAAGAGCCGCGCGTCTTGCAAATGCTCATGACTTTATAAG TTCAATGAGGGAAGGGTATGACACATACTGTGGAGAAAGAGGAGTGCAGCTATCAGGAGGACAGAAGCAAAGGATAGCAATAGCTCGGGCAATGGTGAAGAACCCTTCGATACTTCTGCTAGACGAAGCAACAAGTGCTCTTGACAGTGTGTCTGAGAATCTAGTACAAGAAGCTTTGGAGAAAATGATGGTTGGAAGAACATGTGTAGTTATAGCGCACCGTTTATCAACAATACAAAGTGTTGATTCCATAGCTGTAATTAAAAATGGGAAAGTGGTTGAACAAGGCTCTCACTCACAGTTACTGAACAATAGATCAAAAAATGGGACTTATTACTCTTTAGTTAGGCTACAACAGAATCACTCAACTTGA
- the LOC127082992 gene encoding protein ZINC INDUCED FACILITATOR-LIKE 1 isoform X1, with the protein MEEENLGQPLLKKRYYQNCPGCKVDRAKELGTDVSIRNISYIWMTVLCGTLPIASLFPFVYFMVKDFNVAESEEDISAYAGYVGSSFMLGRSLTSILWGIMSDRYGRKPVIIIGVMTVVVFNTLFGLSTNLWMAISMRFFLGSLNGLLGPVKAYTTEIFIEEKQALGLSSVVAAWGVGLVIGPALGGYLAQPTLKYPHLFPKDSFWDKFPYFLPCFVISVFAFVVAIACIWLPETLHYHNGSKESNDNVEAAEVDSSEIKKDKSIFLNWPLMSSIIVYCVFSLHDIAYQEVFSLWAVSPRRLGGLNFTTNDVGNVMAISGFAMMIYQLALYPSLQKACGPVNLARITGALSIPLLQSYPFMTLLSGSTLYLVLNIASILRYLMFETISTGLFLLQNRAVEQHQRGAANGFAMTAMSAFKIIGPAGGGALLAWSQKRLSASFLPGTHVVFLVLNIVEGVGVILMFKPFLGEKKEKPMEQLQ; encoded by the exons ATGGAAGAGGAGAATTTAGGACAACCGTTGTTGAAGAAACGGTATTACCAGAACTGCCCGGGTTGTAAGGTGGATCGAGCCAAAGAGCTTGGAACAGATGTTTCCATTCGAAATATTTCTTATATATGGATGACCGTGTTATGTGGCA CTTTGCCCATAGCGTCGCTCTTTCCCTTCGTTTATTTTATG GTAAAGGATTTCAATGTTGCAGAAAGTGAAGAAGATATAAGTGCCTATGCTGGTTATGTGG GATCTTCATTCATGCTCGGAAGATCTTTGACATCTATATTGTGGGGAATAATGTCCGATCGCTATGGTAGAAAACCGGTTATAATTATAGGGGTTATGACAGT TGTCGTTTTCAACACGCTGTTTGGTCTTAGCACAAATCTATGGATGGCTATTAGCATGAGATTTTTTCTTGGAAGTTTAAATGGTCTGCTTGGACCAGTAAAG GCTTACACAACTGAAATTTTTATAGAAGAGAAGCAAGCTTTAGGACTCTCATCA GTTGTTGCAGCATGGGGAGTAGGTTTAGTCATTGGTCCAGCATTAGGAGGTTATTTGGCTCAG CCAACATTGAAATACCCACATCTATTTCCAAAGGATTCCTTCTGGGACAA ATTCCCGTATTTCTTGCCTTGCTTTGTAATATCAGTTTTTGCATTTGTGGTAGCAATCGCCTGCATTTGGTTACCG GAAACACTTCACTACCACAATGGCAGCAAGGAGTCCAATGACAATGTGGAAGCTGCAGAAGTTGATAGCAGTGAGATCAAGAAAGACAAAAGCATCTTCTTAAATTGGCCTTTAATGTCATCTATTATTGTTTACTGTGTTTTCTCTCTTCATGATATTGCTTATCAAGAG GTTTTCTCGTTGTGGGCTGTCAGCCCCCGAAGGTTGGGCGGTTTGAACTTTACGACTAACGATGTTGGTAATGTTATGGCAATATCAG GTTTTGCTATGATGATTTACCAGCTCGCGCTGTATCCGTCGTTGCAAAAAGCTTGTGGACCTGTTAACCTTGCTCGCATCACAGGG GCATTGTCCATACCACTCTTGCAAAGTTACCCCTTCATGACACTGCTGTCTGGCTCCACACTCTACCTTGTGTTAAATATTGCTTCCATTCTGAGGTACCTTATGTTT GAGACAATATCAACTGGTTTATTCCTTCTGCAAAATAGAGCAGTG GAACAACATCAAAGAGGTGCAGCTAATGGCTTTGCAATGACTGCTATGTCAGCATTCAAAATAATTGGCCCAGCTGGAGGAGGTGCATT ATTAGCATGGTCACAAAAGCGATTAAGTGCTTCTTTTCTCCCAG GCACGCATGTGGTCTTCCTTGTCCTTAATATTGTTGAAGGAGTTGGAGTCATTTTGATGTTCAAACCTTTCTTGGGTGAAAAGAAGGAAAAACCAATGGAGCAGTTACAGTGA
- the LOC127082992 gene encoding protein ZINC INDUCED FACILITATOR-LIKE 1 isoform X2, with amino-acid sequence MEEENLGQPLLKKRYYQNCPGCKVKDFNVAESEEDISAYAGYVGSSFMLGRSLTSILWGIMSDRYGRKPVIIIGVMTVVVFNTLFGLSTNLWMAISMRFFLGSLNGLLGPVKAYTTEIFIEEKQALGLSSVVAAWGVGLVIGPALGGYLAQPTLKYPHLFPKDSFWDKFPYFLPCFVISVFAFVVAIACIWLPETLHYHNGSKESNDNVEAAEVDSSEIKKDKSIFLNWPLMSSIIVYCVFSLHDIAYQEVFSLWAVSPRRLGGLNFTTNDVGNVMAISGFAMMIYQLALYPSLQKACGPVNLARITGALSIPLLQSYPFMTLLSGSTLYLVLNIASILRYLMFETISTGLFLLQNRAVEQHQRGAANGFAMTAMSAFKIIGPAGGGALLAWSQKRLSASFLPGTHVVFLVLNIVEGVGVILMFKPFLGEKKEKPMEQLQ; translated from the exons ATGGAAGAGGAGAATTTAGGACAACCGTTGTTGAAGAAACGGTATTACCAGAACTGCCCGGGTTGTAAG GTAAAGGATTTCAATGTTGCAGAAAGTGAAGAAGATATAAGTGCCTATGCTGGTTATGTGG GATCTTCATTCATGCTCGGAAGATCTTTGACATCTATATTGTGGGGAATAATGTCCGATCGCTATGGTAGAAAACCGGTTATAATTATAGGGGTTATGACAGT TGTCGTTTTCAACACGCTGTTTGGTCTTAGCACAAATCTATGGATGGCTATTAGCATGAGATTTTTTCTTGGAAGTTTAAATGGTCTGCTTGGACCAGTAAAG GCTTACACAACTGAAATTTTTATAGAAGAGAAGCAAGCTTTAGGACTCTCATCA GTTGTTGCAGCATGGGGAGTAGGTTTAGTCATTGGTCCAGCATTAGGAGGTTATTTGGCTCAG CCAACATTGAAATACCCACATCTATTTCCAAAGGATTCCTTCTGGGACAA ATTCCCGTATTTCTTGCCTTGCTTTGTAATATCAGTTTTTGCATTTGTGGTAGCAATCGCCTGCATTTGGTTACCG GAAACACTTCACTACCACAATGGCAGCAAGGAGTCCAATGACAATGTGGAAGCTGCAGAAGTTGATAGCAGTGAGATCAAGAAAGACAAAAGCATCTTCTTAAATTGGCCTTTAATGTCATCTATTATTGTTTACTGTGTTTTCTCTCTTCATGATATTGCTTATCAAGAG GTTTTCTCGTTGTGGGCTGTCAGCCCCCGAAGGTTGGGCGGTTTGAACTTTACGACTAACGATGTTGGTAATGTTATGGCAATATCAG GTTTTGCTATGATGATTTACCAGCTCGCGCTGTATCCGTCGTTGCAAAAAGCTTGTGGACCTGTTAACCTTGCTCGCATCACAGGG GCATTGTCCATACCACTCTTGCAAAGTTACCCCTTCATGACACTGCTGTCTGGCTCCACACTCTACCTTGTGTTAAATATTGCTTCCATTCTGAGGTACCTTATGTTT GAGACAATATCAACTGGTTTATTCCTTCTGCAAAATAGAGCAGTG GAACAACATCAAAGAGGTGCAGCTAATGGCTTTGCAATGACTGCTATGTCAGCATTCAAAATAATTGGCCCAGCTGGAGGAGGTGCATT ATTAGCATGGTCACAAAAGCGATTAAGTGCTTCTTTTCTCCCAG GCACGCATGTGGTCTTCCTTGTCCTTAATATTGTTGAAGGAGTTGGAGTCATTTTGATGTTCAAACCTTTCTTGGGTGAAAAGAAGGAAAAACCAATGGAGCAGTTACAGTGA
- the LOC127079776 gene encoding uncharacterized protein LOC127079776 produces MTLRSGTKIDGPVDPKVENLMMYKRVEEEPEKVTDESQVGKPIADSEETITTKDTVEKEKSYLPPPPYKLKIPYPRRLAKTKNEGQFKKFIELLKQLHVTIPFTEAIIQMASYAKFLKEILSNKKKLEDDETMTFTIECSTIIQNNMPPKLKNPSNFSIPCVIGKFVTDKTLSDLIANISLMHLSICEKLKLGDLRPTRMFLQLTDRSIKYPMGMLENIPVCIDQFYIPSDFVVMDIKEDSNIPIFLGRPFLATAGAIIDVKRGKLTFEL; encoded by the coding sequence ATGACACTACGAAGTGGGACAAAGATAGATGGACCAGTAGACCCAAAAGTTGAAAACCTTATGATGTATAAAAGAGTAGAGGAGGAACCTGAGAAAGTTACTGATGAAAGTCAAGTAGGAAAACCAATAGCTGATAGCGAAGAGACTATCACTACTAAAGATACTGTTGAGAAAGAAAAATCTTATTTACCTCCACCTCCGTATAAACTAAAGATACCATACCCTCGAAGACTAGCAAAAACTAAGAATGAGGGTCAATTTAAGAAATTCATCGAACTCCTAAAACAACTTCATGTCACTATACCTTTCACTGAGGCCATTATTCAAATGGCCTCATATGCTAAGTTCCTAAAAGAGATCTTGTCAAAtaagaagaaacttgaagatgaTGAGACAATGACATTCACTATAGAGTGTAGCACCATTATCCAAAACAACATGCCGCCCAAGTTGAAAAACCCTAGTAATTTTTCTATTCCTTGTGTGATAGGCAAGTTTGTCACCGACAAGACACTATCTGATCTCATAGCTAACATCAGTTTGATGCATCTTTCCATATGTGAAAAACTAAAGTTAGGAGACTTGAGACCCACTAGAATGTTCCTCCAATTGACAGATCGTTCTATTAAATACCCAATGGGAATGCTGGAAAATATTCCAGTTTGCATTGACCAATTCTATATCCCTTCGGACTTCGTAGTAATGGATATAAAAGAAGACTCTAATATACCCATCTTCTTAGGTAGACCTTTCTTAGCTACAGCCGGTGCGATAATAGATGTAAAACGAGGGAAGTTAACATTTGAGCTATGA